The Mycobacterium sp. 3519A genome contains a region encoding:
- a CDS encoding AAA family ATPase — translation MAQDVPDVGPVRKTVTVMFADLAGSTGFEEKVDAETAREVIGRYHDLLRSTARRHRAGVTKYIGDGFMAVWGVPEIGPDDAAHAVEAAVDLQERFVDLAERVAATHRVDLALRVAVNTGEVVVGAGDADLVGDALNVGARLEAECPRGHVVVGEETWRSTRGRHTYEALGEVPVKGRTAPVAVYRWLGRRSETDTAPFVGRSDEMRRLVAVLDDAITARAARMVTVVGDPGVGKSRLAAEFIAARSDARVVEARCDIEGTVALAPLIETLRDHDLKSDVPADIPERDRLLRDLNGLATGVAGSVEENFWALRRLIEVLAADAPVLVVFDDIQWADALLLDFIEHLVEWVQETPVLVLALARPELREMRPDLVTASRWVAEAVHLDGLDAADTAELVVKVLGTTALPSDLLGRLPSSTGGNPLFLRELIGMLVHDGVLVEQPSGWRLTIDVDAISIPPTIQALLASRLERLDATDRRILEVASVVGSDFSPAAVGALAGGLRGVMLSLNRLRLLELVQPSGSYIGDEPVWRFHHVLIRDVAYRRLLKSDRADLHERLADWVDAGGPSAAFDADEMIARHLEAAHSYRAELGSPQAHCRELALRAARRYAVSSRRALDRDELVSAGTQAARGAALAAADDAVHAELLLIGCEAFLSAGDVAAGAPLVDELDRISGDTLAPWAICYRCQFLVYTEPERLLEVDERLQSAIDEFGRRNDAAGLAKAHRVRAGARARLGRIGDCEVDLFEALIAARRSADHRQITAALGAAPSAALWGPSPVPKAGGRCLDVVRMQRMTTAAPSLEATSLRCLAVLEMLRGRPDKARTMLADARQVVADLGLRHGLMETELFAGIIESMQGDFVAAEPHFRTALEGLDALGVGADAGQAAALLARSVLAQGRVDEADRYATESERLAGRNLKTAIAWRAARAEILAAQRRYDEAAVMARDAVAVAAGTDLVLDHAEACLVLSRVLEAAGDGKGSSVARADADRLYAAKEVASGLGRPVDQAAPLSVEPVAASRLAVRNRASEKLDAVWQAYRTGDVDGAVADFSDHFAYDDRRRFGGYPVMGVSGIRAAAERARDQYPYIKWRTLAVRGERLELRWIHMSDDAGNESTTLNVFEVDNPEQVDYWGRFDEDDFEGAYRELESRYATGEGAEFATGTAASTEVTMRINAGDFDRVFGELLTPDMRVENRTMSGFPDRSLTDLRAAFGQLNEMVTSARMWTSAICWLSPACAVTRVDREAVGPNAEKFAWTRLIVIEVSQGRLGSMCEFEVTDESSAFAYAEARVRASRSRVAMTNRASRTNELAWQAMRNRDIDALMAIYADQFVYEDRRRLAGDPVTDHAGMRAAVARVLDQYSDFEMRVLAVRGERLELSWSRWSDTTGNQTTYLHVHEFDGDGRVVYDGRFDEDDFESAYRELERRYYAGEGAAFAAAGAVATDYVMAYNRGDFDRMLEELTTPGMRFENRSQSVFPDRSIAEFRASIEELSSMVTRARQWHSVICWLSPTCCVTRSEREALGRDGEQYRWTWIYVSEIRDGQATTLCQFDIDDEQAALAYADELMRASTSRLTVANRASRTMRTLVAAMNANDLEATLKCLSDGFTYDDRRRLAGAPLGDSRAAMARILAQYNHFEMRTIAVRGQRLLFFSSRWADDAGNATSHLHVQEIDDDGRIEYEARFDEDDFVSAYCELERRYHAGEGAAFAESGALRTEWMVALNRGEFDRLTGELATPDAWLENRSGSAFSDGSLAEVCASLEQLAEMMASVRTWSSAVCPLSPTCFVSRQEREAVGKDGEEYSWTRIFVTEARDGRLAFSCQFDIDDEEAAFAYAEEKARTTACRLAVTNRAKLTWDAAKRRMQARDSAAAAAMYAEQFTYDDRRRLGGPPIDDVRTAQQRILEQYDRFEGRSLAVRGEGLHLGWTRWSNDSGFETSYLIVHEVDEHGRFVYEGRFDDDDFEGAYRELERRYYAGEGAGFAEAGEAQTEWLITLNSSAATAAMSRTWLSALLWVSSACCVNRIEREAVGRDGEPYTWTRLIVVEFRNSQMTLKREFDVTDEAAAFAYVAKRASVES, via the coding sequence GTGGCACAGGATGTTCCGGATGTGGGTCCGGTACGTAAGACCGTGACCGTCATGTTCGCCGATCTCGCCGGGTCGACCGGTTTCGAGGAGAAAGTCGACGCCGAAACTGCCCGCGAAGTCATCGGTCGCTACCACGACCTGCTGCGGTCGACCGCGCGACGGCACCGCGCCGGCGTCACGAAGTACATCGGCGACGGGTTCATGGCGGTCTGGGGCGTCCCCGAGATCGGACCCGACGACGCCGCCCACGCCGTGGAAGCCGCGGTCGATCTGCAGGAGCGCTTCGTCGACCTTGCCGAGCGGGTGGCCGCCACCCACCGTGTCGACCTGGCGCTGCGCGTCGCCGTGAACACCGGGGAGGTCGTCGTCGGGGCCGGCGACGCCGACCTGGTCGGCGATGCGCTGAACGTCGGCGCCCGACTGGAGGCCGAATGTCCGCGCGGCCACGTCGTGGTCGGTGAGGAGACGTGGCGCTCGACCCGCGGCCGGCACACCTACGAAGCGCTCGGCGAAGTGCCGGTGAAGGGCCGCACCGCGCCGGTGGCGGTGTACCGATGGCTCGGCCGCCGCTCGGAGACCGACACCGCGCCGTTCGTCGGACGGTCCGATGAGATGCGGCGACTGGTGGCCGTCCTCGACGACGCCATCACTGCACGCGCGGCGCGAATGGTCACCGTCGTCGGCGATCCCGGCGTCGGCAAGAGCCGATTGGCCGCCGAGTTCATCGCGGCTCGAAGCGACGCCCGTGTCGTCGAGGCGCGCTGCGACATCGAAGGAACGGTCGCGCTCGCCCCGCTGATCGAGACGCTCCGCGACCACGATCTCAAAAGCGATGTTCCCGCAGACATTCCCGAGCGCGACCGACTCCTGCGCGACCTCAACGGTCTGGCCACCGGTGTAGCGGGCTCGGTCGAAGAGAACTTCTGGGCGCTGCGCCGGCTCATCGAGGTGTTGGCCGCTGACGCGCCGGTGCTGGTGGTCTTCGACGACATCCAATGGGCCGACGCCCTGCTGCTGGACTTCATCGAGCATCTCGTCGAGTGGGTGCAGGAGACGCCCGTGCTGGTGCTGGCCCTCGCCAGGCCCGAGCTTCGCGAGATGCGACCCGATCTCGTGACCGCCAGCCGGTGGGTGGCAGAAGCGGTCCATCTCGACGGCCTGGACGCGGCAGACACCGCGGAACTGGTGGTCAAGGTGCTGGGAACGACCGCCCTACCGAGCGACCTCCTGGGAAGGCTGCCGTCGTCGACCGGTGGTAATCCGCTGTTCCTCCGCGAGTTGATCGGCATGCTCGTACACGACGGAGTGCTCGTCGAACAGCCGAGCGGGTGGCGGCTCACCATCGATGTCGACGCCATCTCCATTCCGCCGACCATTCAGGCGCTGCTGGCGTCGCGGCTGGAACGCCTCGACGCCACCGATCGGCGCATCCTCGAAGTCGCGTCGGTGGTCGGCAGCGACTTCTCCCCCGCGGCTGTCGGCGCGCTCGCCGGCGGTTTGCGCGGAGTCATGTTGTCGCTCAACCGGCTTCGTCTACTCGAGCTGGTGCAACCGAGCGGGTCGTACATCGGTGACGAGCCGGTTTGGCGCTTCCACCACGTGTTGATCCGGGACGTCGCCTACCGTCGGCTCCTGAAGTCGGACCGAGCGGATCTGCATGAGCGGCTTGCCGACTGGGTGGATGCGGGCGGGCCCAGCGCGGCTTTCGACGCCGACGAGATGATCGCCCGGCATCTGGAGGCCGCACACTCGTATCGAGCCGAACTCGGCTCGCCGCAGGCGCATTGCCGCGAGCTCGCGTTGCGCGCCGCCCGTCGGTACGCCGTTTCCTCCAGACGTGCCCTCGACCGCGACGAATTGGTGTCGGCCGGAACTCAGGCCGCCCGAGGCGCAGCGCTGGCGGCCGCCGACGACGCGGTGCACGCCGAGTTGCTGCTCATCGGCTGCGAGGCCTTCCTGTCCGCGGGCGACGTGGCGGCGGGAGCGCCGCTCGTCGACGAACTGGACCGGATATCCGGAGATACGTTGGCGCCGTGGGCAATCTGCTACCGGTGTCAGTTCCTGGTGTACACCGAGCCCGAGCGGTTGCTCGAGGTGGACGAACGCCTGCAGAGTGCGATCGACGAATTCGGCCGCCGCAACGATGCAGCGGGGCTGGCCAAGGCGCATCGCGTCCGGGCCGGCGCACGGGCCCGTCTCGGTCGGATCGGCGATTGCGAGGTCGACCTCTTCGAAGCGCTCATCGCGGCGCGGCGAAGTGCGGATCATCGACAGATCACGGCCGCGTTGGGCGCCGCCCCCAGCGCGGCGCTGTGGGGGCCAAGCCCGGTGCCGAAGGCGGGCGGCCGGTGCCTGGACGTGGTCCGGATGCAGCGAATGACAACGGCCGCACCCTCACTGGAGGCCACGTCGTTGCGGTGCCTTGCGGTGCTGGAGATGTTGCGCGGTCGGCCGGACAAAGCGCGCACGATGCTCGCCGACGCCCGCCAGGTGGTCGCCGACCTCGGCCTGCGGCACGGGCTGATGGAAACCGAACTGTTCGCCGGCATCATCGAGTCGATGCAGGGCGACTTCGTCGCCGCCGAGCCCCACTTCCGGACCGCCCTGGAAGGTCTGGACGCGCTCGGCGTCGGCGCTGACGCCGGCCAGGCCGCGGCGTTGCTCGCTCGATCTGTGCTGGCGCAGGGTCGGGTCGACGAAGCCGACCGGTACGCCACGGAAAGCGAGCGCCTCGCGGGCCGCAACCTGAAGACCGCGATCGCCTGGCGCGCAGCGCGCGCCGAGATCCTCGCCGCCCAGCGCAGGTACGATGAGGCCGCCGTGATGGCGCGCGATGCGGTGGCCGTCGCCGCGGGAACCGACCTGGTGCTCGACCACGCCGAGGCCTGCCTGGTGCTGAGTCGCGTGCTCGAGGCTGCCGGAGATGGCAAGGGCAGCAGCGTTGCCCGTGCGGACGCTGACCGGTTGTACGCAGCCAAGGAAGTCGCTTCAGGCCTGGGCCGGCCCGTCGACCAGGCCGCCCCTCTGAGTGTCGAACCGGTGGCGGCGTCGCGACTGGCGGTGCGGAATCGGGCAAGCGAGAAACTCGATGCGGTGTGGCAGGCGTACCGCACTGGCGACGTCGACGGCGCGGTCGCCGACTTCTCGGACCATTTCGCCTATGACGACCGGCGGCGCTTCGGCGGGTACCCGGTGATGGGTGTCTCGGGGATACGCGCGGCTGCCGAGCGCGCTCGCGACCAGTACCCATACATAAAGTGGCGCACACTGGCCGTCCGTGGCGAGCGCCTCGAGTTGCGCTGGATCCACATGTCCGATGACGCCGGTAACGAATCGACGACGTTGAACGTGTTCGAGGTCGACAATCCCGAGCAGGTCGACTATTGGGGCCGCTTCGACGAGGACGACTTCGAAGGCGCCTACCGCGAGCTCGAAAGTCGCTATGCCACAGGCGAAGGCGCAGAATTCGCGACAGGAACGGCCGCCTCGACGGAAGTCACGATGCGCATCAACGCCGGCGACTTCGACCGGGTGTTCGGTGAGTTGCTGACACCGGACATGCGCGTGGAAAACCGCACTATGTCTGGCTTTCCCGACCGCTCACTGACCGACCTGCGGGCGGCCTTCGGACAACTCAATGAGATGGTCACCTCTGCCCGCATGTGGACGTCGGCAATCTGCTGGCTGTCGCCTGCCTGCGCCGTCACTCGGGTCGATCGGGAGGCCGTCGGGCCAAACGCTGAGAAATTCGCGTGGACACGGCTGATTGTGATCGAGGTCAGTCAGGGCCGACTCGGGTCGATGTGCGAGTTCGAGGTCACCGACGAGTCGTCGGCGTTCGCATATGCCGAGGCGCGGGTCCGAGCGTCGAGGTCGCGGGTGGCGATGACCAATCGGGCCAGTAGAACCAATGAGCTTGCCTGGCAGGCGATGCGGAACCGTGACATCGATGCGCTGATGGCGATCTACGCGGACCAGTTCGTGTACGAAGATCGGCGTCGCCTCGCCGGTGATCCGGTAACAGACCACGCAGGCATGCGTGCGGCCGTCGCGCGTGTCCTGGACCAGTACAGCGATTTCGAGATGCGGGTACTGGCTGTGCGCGGCGAACGTCTCGAACTGAGTTGGAGCCGTTGGTCGGACACCACGGGCAACCAGACGACGTATCTGCATGTGCACGAATTCGACGGCGACGGCCGGGTGGTCTATGACGGCCGCTTTGACGAGGACGATTTTGAGAGCGCCTATCGCGAACTCGAACGCCGCTACTACGCAGGCGAGGGCGCGGCATTCGCCGCGGCCGGCGCCGTGGCCACTGACTATGTGATGGCCTACAACCGAGGCGATTTCGACCGAATGCTCGAAGAACTCACGACGCCCGGTATGCGTTTCGAGAATCGTTCGCAGTCAGTCTTTCCCGATCGCTCGATTGCAGAGTTCCGCGCCAGCATCGAGGAACTGTCTTCGATGGTCACGCGCGCGCGGCAATGGCATTCCGTCATTTGCTGGCTGTCACCAACCTGCTGTGTCACCCGTTCTGAGCGGGAGGCCCTCGGCCGAGACGGCGAGCAGTACAGGTGGACTTGGATCTACGTCAGCGAGATCCGCGACGGTCAAGCGACCACCTTGTGCCAATTCGACATCGACGACGAGCAGGCGGCGTTGGCCTACGCCGACGAACTGATGCGGGCGAGCACCAGCAGACTAACGGTCGCCAACCGGGCGAGCCGGACCATGCGAACATTGGTCGCGGCGATGAACGCCAACGATCTGGAAGCCACGCTGAAGTGCCTATCCGACGGATTCACCTATGACGACCGCCGACGACTGGCCGGCGCTCCCCTCGGCGACTCTCGCGCAGCGATGGCGCGAATCCTTGCTCAATATAATCACTTTGAGATGAGGACGATCGCTGTTCGAGGGCAACGTCTGCTTTTCTTCTCGAGCCGCTGGGCGGATGATGCCGGAAACGCGACGAGCCATCTGCATGTCCAAGAAATCGATGACGACGGACGCATCGAATACGAGGCCCGCTTCGACGAGGACGACTTCGTAAGCGCCTACTGCGAACTCGAACGCCGCTATCACGCGGGCGAAGGCGCGGCGTTCGCCGAGTCGGGGGCTTTGCGAACCGAGTGGATGGTGGCATTGAATCGAGGCGAGTTCGACCGGCTCACAGGTGAGCTCGCAACGCCGGACGCGTGGCTGGAGAACCGGTCCGGTTCGGCGTTTTCAGATGGTTCGCTCGCCGAAGTTTGCGCCAGTCTGGAACAGCTCGCTGAGATGATGGCGTCGGTTCGGACATGGAGTTCGGCCGTGTGTCCGCTCTCGCCGACGTGCTTCGTGTCCAGGCAGGAACGCGAGGCCGTCGGCAAAGACGGTGAAGAGTACAGCTGGACGCGGATCTTCGTGACCGAGGCACGCGACGGCCGATTGGCGTTCTCCTGCCAATTCGACATCGACGACGAAGAGGCGGCGTTCGCCTACGCTGAGGAAAAGGCGCGGACCACCGCATGCCGGTTGGCAGTCACGAATCGGGCCAAGCTGACGTGGGATGCCGCGAAACGGCGGATGCAAGCGCGCGACAGCGCCGCCGCGGCCGCTATGTATGCCGAGCAGTTCACGTATGACGACCGACGGCGGCTCGGCGGCCCGCCGATCGACGACGTACGGACGGCCCAGCAGCGCATCTTGGAGCAGTACGACCGGTTCGAGGGCCGCAGCCTCGCGGTCCGGGGTGAGGGCCTGCATCTCGGCTGGACTCGCTGGTCGAACGACTCCGGGTTCGAGACGTCGTATCTGATCGTGCACGAGGTCGACGAGCATGGCCGGTTCGTCTACGAGGGCCGCTTTGACGACGACGATTTCGAAGGCGCCTATCGGGAGCTGGAGCGTCGCTATTACGCGGGCGAGGGTGCAGGTTTCGCCGAAGCGGGTGAGGCCCAGACCGAGTGGCTAATCACCTTGAACAGCTCGGCGGCCACAGCCGCCATGTCGCGAACATGGCTCTCAGCCCTGTTGTGGGTATCGTCCGCGTGCTGCGTCAACCGCATCGAGCGCGAGGCCGTCGGCCGCGACGGCGAGCCCTATACGTGGACGCGGCTCATTGTGGTCGAGTTCCGCAACTCACAGATGACCCTAAAGCGTGAATTCGACGTGACGGACGAGGCCGCGGCATTCGCCTATGTCGCAAAGCGAGCTAGCGTTGAGTCATGA